In Mytilus edulis chromosome 4, xbMytEdul2.2, whole genome shotgun sequence, the following proteins share a genomic window:
- the LOC139521327 gene encoding G-protein coupled receptor 157-like: MDFTERYKYRSCIAKESQYVIREKLKDTKKSVLFTTQVFLHEFITTTSMVLNSNETVALVSSSVNGTSISSDGLDWPYIILTAIVSSLSIFGGLGITFIYVLYKDLRTPGRRLLVYLSLMDALTAFGNILGVIWLIHRDSPVIHKSMAYCKIQSGMTIYSSISSFSWTVVMGLCLVFSIVRSSPSFASKYMKLFHIISWLLPATITIIALSTNVLGYDTTLDQPSWCWIDPRVPHALFWQFFTGKFWEICTYIATIVLYSMVKVFLWRKSKTTLTKAKKTRKAALQEANLKLTFVPVVFIVFRFWGTLRFLLGFFAHDYASSGDSRWIAILQGIGDSIQGFANFVFYVCLTEQVRTRIFSTIQCKKSETAHTMFSETGPSHSRVGTVQTENCNNSIRPQ; this comes from the exons ATGGATTTTACTGAAAGGTACAAATACCGATCTTGTATAGCAAAAGAATCTCAATATGTTATAAGAGAGAAGCTGAAGGATACAAAAAAGTCTGTTTTATTCACAACGCAAGTATTTTTACATGAATTCATCACTACTACAAGCATGGTCCTAAATAGTAACGAGACTGTGGCTTTAGTTTCTTCTTCTGTAAATGGCACAAGTATTTCTTCTGATGGACTTGATTGGCCATACATAATACTGACCGCTATAGTATCATCGCTGTCAATATTTGGAGGACTTGGTATAACATTTATTTACGTGCTGTATAAAGATCTACGTACACCTGGCAGACGACTACTAGTGTATCTATCATTGATGGACGCGCTGACGGCTTTCGGAAATATTCTTGGGGTAATATGGCTGATACATCGTGACAGTCCAGTCATTCACAAAAGTATGGCCTACTGTAAGATACAAAGTGGAATGACTATATATTCTAGTATCAGTTCATTTTCTTGGACAGTCGTCATGGGTTTATGCTTGGTCTTTAGTATTGTGAGGTCGTCACCGTCATTTGCGTCCAAATACATGAAACTGTTTCACATCATAAGCTGGCTTTTGCCGG CAACAATTACGATCATCGCTCTGTCAACCAACGTGTTAGGATATGACACAACACTTGACCAACCAAGCTGGTGTTGGATTGACCCACGAGTACCACATGCtttattttggcaatttttcACCGGGAAATTTTGGGAGATATGTACATATATTGCTACTATTGTACTGTATTCAATGGTAAAAGTCTTCTTGTGGAGAAAG TcgaaaactacattgaccaaagcAAAGAAAACTAGGAAAGCAGCACTACAGGAAGCCAACTTAAAATTGACCTTTGTACCTGTCGTCTTCATAGTATTTAGATTTTGGGGTACTCTAAGATTTCTGCTGGGATTTTTTGCTCACGATTATGCCAGTTCTGGAGATTCCAGATGGATTGCCATACTACAA GGAATTGGAGACAGTATTCAAGGTTTTGCCAACTTTGTGTTTTACGTTTGTCTAACAGAACAAGTAAGAACGAGAATATTTTCAACAATTCAATGTAAAAAGTCCGAAACTGCACATACTATGTTCTCGGAGACTGGTCCTTCGCATTCCAGGGTTGGAACCGTCCAAACAGAGAACTGTAATAATTCAATAAGACCACAATAA